One Bacteroidales bacterium DNA segment encodes these proteins:
- the tnpA gene encoding IS200/IS605 family transposase, with protein MANTFTQIHLHLVFVVQNRASLISTKWENRLYKYISGIIQNNDHKLLAINGMPDHIHILIGMRPTQSLSELMQDIKGDSSKWINENRLVNGKFVWQQGYGAFSYSKSQIPKVINYIKNQKKHHQKVLFIEEYKKILDDFGISFDERYIFKSIKKTRKI; from the coding sequence ATGGCAAACACATTTACACAGATTCATCTTCATTTGGTTTTTGTAGTTCAAAATAGAGCATCTTTAATTTCTACAAAATGGGAGAATAGATTATATAAATACATTAGCGGGATTATTCAAAATAATGATCACAAATTATTAGCAATAAACGGAATGCCAGACCATATCCATATTTTAATTGGAATGAGACCAACTCAATCTTTATCTGAATTAATGCAAGATATTAAAGGCGATTCTTCAAAATGGATAAATGAAAACCGGCTTGTTAATGGGAAATTTGTTTGGCAACAAGGTTACGGTGCTTTCTCATACAGTAAATCGCAAATACCGAAAGTTATCAATTATATTAAAAATCAAAAGAAACACCATCAGAAAGTTTTGTTTATTGAAGAATACAAAAAAATATTAGATGATTTTGGAATTAGTTTTGATGAAAGATATATTTTTAAGTCAATAAAAAAAACCCGAAAAATTTGA